In a genomic window of Pseudoalteromonas xiamenensis:
- a CDS encoding glycogen synthase produces MHIVMVAAENDALPNCKVGGVADVVRDIPKALAGFEHQISVIVPDYGQTSLTRQFVADIAVPFRQHLETATLWKVSLVGCNVSQYVVGHSLFSQHGGDIYCNDEGFRPFATDATKFAFFSAAVCEVLEHKLIPDADVVHLHDWHAATVATLARFSRRFDHLASKRLVYTVHNLALQGIRPFKGDDSSLEAWFPTLSYDGRAICDHSAPHCYNPMRAGIQLCDKVHVVSPTYAKEVMNPSVPEHGFFGGERLEVDMQEASHVGKLAGIINGCDYSTGSLGTETLADFLGQSEEQLFRWMAKFGELKSTYYIAHQRISQWLKEDFSGPLITSVGRLTDQKAFLLRQPFNSGITLDALAEVVSQCDGRMVILGSGDGHLEYLFTQVMARHKNVLFLNGYGQSIGDMLYHLGDIFLMPSSFEPCGISQMLAMRAGQPCVVHQVGGLADTVKHGATGYTFSGYNIEEQVHNLIEVFKEAVSDAAQNNERYQHIKGSAQSQRFEWHYIAEQYLHLLYH; encoded by the coding sequence ATGCATATAGTTATGGTGGCAGCGGAAAATGATGCGTTGCCAAATTGCAAAGTCGGAGGCGTTGCGGATGTTGTAAGAGACATCCCTAAAGCGCTTGCTGGTTTTGAACATCAGATCAGCGTCATCGTCCCAGACTATGGACAAACGTCGTTAACTCGTCAGTTTGTCGCTGATATTGCAGTCCCTTTTCGTCAGCATTTGGAAACAGCAACACTTTGGAAAGTGTCGTTGGTAGGTTGTAATGTCTCGCAGTACGTTGTGGGTCATTCATTATTTAGCCAGCACGGCGGCGATATTTATTGTAACGATGAAGGATTTCGCCCGTTTGCAACGGATGCGACCAAATTTGCCTTTTTCAGTGCTGCCGTTTGTGAGGTACTAGAGCACAAATTAATCCCAGATGCAGATGTGGTGCATTTACACGATTGGCATGCTGCGACAGTCGCAACATTGGCACGCTTTAGTCGTCGATTTGACCATTTGGCGAGTAAACGGCTTGTTTATACTGTACATAACTTGGCACTTCAGGGAATACGACCGTTCAAAGGTGATGACTCAAGTTTAGAAGCGTGGTTTCCAACGTTAAGTTACGATGGTCGAGCTATCTGCGACCACAGTGCGCCACATTGTTATAACCCTATGCGTGCGGGCATTCAATTGTGTGACAAAGTACACGTCGTTTCGCCAACCTACGCAAAAGAAGTTATGAACCCAAGTGTACCTGAGCACGGATTTTTCGGCGGTGAGCGACTCGAAGTTGATATGCAAGAAGCAAGTCACGTCGGCAAATTAGCGGGAATAATTAACGGATGTGACTATTCTACTGGTAGTCTAGGTACAGAGACTTTAGCTGATTTTCTCGGGCAATCCGAGGAACAGTTATTCCGTTGGATGGCGAAATTTGGTGAATTAAAGTCAACCTATTATATTGCTCATCAACGTATTTCGCAGTGGCTTAAAGAGGACTTCTCTGGTCCGTTAATTACCAGTGTTGGGCGATTAACTGACCAAAAAGCGTTTTTATTAAGGCAGCCATTTAACTCAGGTATCACGTTAGATGCGCTCGCAGAAGTCGTCAGCCAATGTGATGGTAGAATGGTTATTTTAGGATCCGGCGATGGACATTTAGAGTACTTGTTTACTCAAGTTATGGCACGACATAAGAACGTCTTGTTTTTAAATGGCTATGGGCAGAGTATAGGGGACATGCTGTACCATTTGGGTGATATTTTCCTAATGCCTTCATCATTTGAACCTTGTGGAATAAGCCAAATGTTAGCGATGCGAGCAGGACAGCCTTGTGTAGTGCATCAAGTCGGTGGACTGGCAGACACCGTAAAGCACGGTGCAACAGGTTACACTTTCTCTGGCTATAATATTGAGGAGCAAGTGCATAACCTAATTGAGGTTTTCAAGGAAGCAGTAAGTGATGCCGCGCAGAACAATGAGCGTTATCAACATATTAAAGGCTCAGCTCAATCACAGCGATTCGAGTGGCATTACATCGCTGAACAATACCTTCATTTACTCTATCACTAA
- the glgC gene encoding glucose-1-phosphate adenylyltransferase yields the protein MPNYANRYISNLTRETYALILAGGRGSRLHELTDWRAKPAVYFGGKHRIIDFPLSNCINSGIRRVGIATQYKSHSLIRHVNRAWGHFKKELGESVEILPASQRYGDEWYCGTADAVFQNMDIIRHELPKFVMILSGDHVYRMDYGALLAKHVETGADMTVCCIEVPCEEAAGTFGVMTVDEDKRVRRFDEKPKEPTAIPGKPGVCLASMGNYVFNTEFLFEQLRKDAQKEGSGRDFGHDIIPAIIEEHHVYAFPFRDPRHEGQPYWRDVGTLDSFWEANMELVMPEPQLDLYDPTWPIWTYQEQLPPAKFIFDDDDRRGMAVDSTVSGGCIISGSVVRKSLLFSNVHVHSYCEIEKSVVLPGVVIGRHCKIRNAIIDRSCHIPEGMRIGYDEQEDLHNGFRVSKKGIVLVTRDMMTALKQKSKDNKALKSA from the coding sequence ATGCCTAATTATGCAAACCGATATATCAGTAATTTAACGAGGGAAACTTATGCGCTTATTTTGGCTGGAGGCCGAGGTTCTAGACTCCATGAGTTAACGGATTGGCGTGCGAAACCAGCTGTCTATTTCGGTGGTAAACATCGTATTATCGATTTTCCACTGTCTAATTGTATTAATTCTGGGATCCGTCGTGTCGGTATTGCGACACAGTACAAATCCCATAGTTTAATCCGTCACGTCAATAGAGCGTGGGGCCATTTTAAGAAGGAACTTGGCGAATCTGTCGAGATTTTGCCAGCATCACAACGCTATGGTGACGAGTGGTACTGTGGTACGGCTGATGCGGTATTCCAAAATATGGATATCATTCGTCACGAATTACCTAAATTTGTCATGATTTTGTCTGGCGATCACGTCTATCGAATGGATTACGGTGCGTTATTAGCAAAACACGTAGAGACTGGTGCCGATATGACCGTGTGTTGTATTGAAGTACCGTGCGAAGAAGCTGCTGGCACATTTGGCGTAATGACTGTTGACGAAGATAAACGCGTGCGTCGATTTGATGAGAAACCAAAAGAGCCAACCGCTATCCCGGGTAAACCAGGTGTTTGTTTAGCGTCAATGGGGAATTATGTGTTTAACACGGAGTTTTTGTTTGAGCAGCTTCGTAAAGACGCCCAAAAAGAAGGTTCAGGTCGTGATTTCGGACACGATATTATTCCTGCTATCATAGAAGAACATCACGTTTACGCTTTCCCTTTCCGAGATCCTCGACATGAGGGGCAACCTTATTGGCGTGACGTAGGAACATTAGATTCATTTTGGGAAGCCAACATGGAGCTCGTGATGCCTGAACCGCAACTCGATTTGTACGATCCAACGTGGCCTATTTGGACATACCAAGAACAGCTTCCTCCAGCTAAGTTTATCTTCGACGACGATGATAGACGTGGGATGGCAGTGGACTCAACGGTATCAGGTGGTTGTATTATTTCTGGTTCGGTGGTGCGTAAATCGTTACTGTTTTCAAATGTTCATGTCCACTCTTACTGTGAAATCGAAAAATCAGTCGTTTTACCAGGTGTGGTGATCGGTCGCCATTGTAAAATTAGAAATGCCATTATCGATAGAAGTTGCCACATTCCCGAAGGCATGCGAATTGGCTATGATGAGCAAGAAGATTTGCACAATGGTTTCAGAGTGAGTAAAAAGGGTATTGTACTAGTCACTCGAGATATGATGACAGCCCTTAAACAAAAATCGAAAGATAACAAGGCATTAAAAAGTGCGTAG
- a CDS encoding isoamylase early set domain-containing protein — protein sequence MLTKRFFKTKEEAEVTFEHVCPSAEKVELVAEFTGWEPIEMKYSKKDNLFRLKQRLPIDKAYLFKYLIDGEVWDNDHAADDYIPNDFGTDNSLVNTAR from the coding sequence ATGTTGACTAAACGTTTTTTCAAAACTAAAGAAGAAGCAGAAGTGACTTTCGAACACGTTTGCCCGTCCGCTGAAAAGGTTGAACTGGTCGCTGAATTCACAGGGTGGGAACCTATCGAAATGAAGTATTCCAAGAAGGACAACTTGTTTCGTTTGAAGCAACGTCTTCCAATTGATAAAGCATACTTGTTTAAATATCTCATTGATGGCGAAGTGTGGGATAACGACCATGCTGCCGACGACTATATTCCGAATGATTTTGGTACAGACAACAGTTTAGTTAACACAGCTCGATGA
- the glgX gene encoding glycogen debranching protein GlgX, producing the protein MIKSVRGVPKPLGPSPWQDGVNFAVYAPRASSVLLCLFDQSGHSEVARIACVKHEGGFWSIRVSPLNEGALYGFRVDGPYEPEQGLFFNVNKLLLDPYATDFHGEFTWSERHFCHMPLGTLNTSDNAIDMPKSKVRWLSKYEGERPNHPWAKTLIYETHVKGATNRNLAIPEGTRGKYLALCDEAFMDHIKQLGVTAIELLPCHAFISEQFLTMKGLQNYWGYNTLSFFIPHKAYLVGQDIAEFQQMVRKLHQNNIEVIVDVVFNHTAEAGIDGPMLSFKGFDNAVYYRTVEGKPDAYINDTGCGNTINIDHPATLRLVMDSLRYWVEVMGVDGFRFDLATILGRNLGGFNPHHAFLQAIAQDPILQKSKLIAEPWDVGPGGYQLGGFTAPWREWNDKFRDTVRRFWRGDNGILPELAKRIHGSNDVFEHNLRGPLNSINFITSHDGFTLADWVSYEQKHNEANGEQNRDGHSENFSFNCGVEGFSSDPSINALRLKMQKNALLTLLISKGVPMISAGSEFGHSQGGNNNAYCQDNISSWLAWKTAQKGHALSFFIHDVLKIRRQFSLFSNPFFVHPNHPRFGVNWYTESGELMNQENWHESNRKWLICALLDKKLNQAVLIVLNAGDSLLNLTLPSCPVDATWQFAISTSNSNITVPTQANLQIEAKSSWLFTAKNEELK; encoded by the coding sequence ATGATCAAGTCCGTAAGGGGAGTACCTAAGCCACTCGGACCTTCACCTTGGCAAGATGGGGTGAATTTTGCGGTGTATGCGCCACGCGCATCCAGTGTATTGCTGTGCTTGTTTGACCAAAGTGGACATAGCGAAGTTGCTCGCATTGCGTGTGTTAAGCATGAAGGAGGCTTCTGGAGTATTCGCGTCAGTCCCCTTAACGAAGGAGCATTATACGGCTTCCGTGTTGACGGACCGTATGAACCCGAACAAGGCTTATTTTTTAATGTAAACAAACTGCTTTTGGACCCCTATGCGACGGACTTTCATGGTGAATTTACGTGGAGTGAACGTCATTTTTGCCATATGCCTCTTGGAACACTTAACACCTCTGACAACGCCATTGATATGCCTAAAAGTAAGGTACGTTGGCTAAGTAAATACGAGGGTGAACGACCTAATCACCCTTGGGCCAAAACACTGATTTATGAAACCCATGTTAAAGGTGCAACGAATCGAAATCTTGCAATTCCAGAAGGTACAAGAGGAAAGTATCTCGCTCTGTGTGACGAAGCCTTCATGGATCACATCAAGCAATTGGGTGTAACGGCTATTGAATTGCTTCCTTGCCATGCGTTTATTAGCGAACAATTTTTGACTATGAAAGGGCTCCAAAACTATTGGGGCTACAACACACTCTCTTTTTTCATTCCACACAAAGCGTATTTAGTAGGTCAAGATATTGCTGAGTTTCAGCAAATGGTTCGAAAACTACATCAAAATAACATTGAGGTCATTGTGGATGTTGTTTTTAACCATACTGCGGAAGCTGGCATTGATGGACCTATGCTGTCTTTTAAAGGATTTGATAATGCCGTTTATTACCGCACTGTTGAAGGAAAGCCAGACGCCTACATAAATGATACTGGATGTGGAAATACCATCAACATAGACCATCCAGCTACGCTACGTTTAGTCATGGACAGTCTGCGATATTGGGTTGAAGTAATGGGGGTAGATGGCTTTCGCTTTGACTTAGCAACCATTCTTGGTCGTAATTTAGGCGGATTCAATCCACATCACGCGTTTTTGCAAGCAATTGCACAAGACCCGATTTTACAAAAATCGAAACTCATTGCTGAGCCATGGGATGTAGGACCAGGAGGTTATCAACTAGGCGGGTTCACCGCGCCATGGCGCGAATGGAACGATAAATTTAGAGATACCGTCCGTCGTTTTTGGCGAGGTGATAACGGTATTTTGCCTGAACTTGCGAAACGTATTCATGGTTCAAACGACGTGTTTGAACACAATCTTCGTGGTCCGTTAAATAGTATTAATTTCATCACAAGCCATGACGGTTTTACGCTCGCGGATTGGGTGAGTTATGAACAAAAGCACAACGAAGCCAATGGAGAGCAGAACCGGGATGGGCACAGTGAAAACTTCTCCTTCAATTGCGGCGTCGAAGGTTTTTCAAGTGATCCTAGCATCAATGCGCTTCGTCTAAAAATGCAAAAAAATGCGTTGTTGACACTCTTAATTTCAAAAGGCGTACCCATGATAAGCGCTGGGAGCGAATTTGGGCATTCGCAAGGCGGTAACAATAACGCCTATTGTCAGGACAATATTTCTAGTTGGCTAGCTTGGAAAACGGCTCAAAAGGGCCATGCACTGAGCTTCTTCATTCACGATGTGCTCAAGATCCGCAGGCAGTTTTCACTCTTTTCTAATCCATTTTTTGTTCATCCAAACCATCCCCGTTTTGGCGTTAATTGGTATACAGAAAGTGGAGAACTGATGAATCAAGAAAACTGGCATGAATCCAATCGTAAGTGGTTGATATGTGCGCTTCTAGATAAAAAACTTAATCAAGCGGTGTTGATTGTTTTGAACGCAGGGGACAGTTTGCTGAATCTTACGCTTCCTTCCTGTCCTGTCGATGCAACATGGCAATTTGCCATCTCAACCAGCAATTCAAATATCACAGTACCAACACAAGCGAATTTACAAATCGAAGCGAAGAGTAGTTGGCTCTTCACGGCAAAGAATGAGGAACTGAAATGA
- the malQ gene encoding 4-alpha-glucanotransferase: protein MDVLEQAMYLHGVGSEFTKYTGEHVYFSHDTRKQALRCCDIDVSDINALSAHNFEHDIAKWLKPVTGVSLVKEKDYRLSVRVPESDLDMLIGLEIPSLQINLQQKLTPDVLGDYRYKDIRYVEVGFHLPSIPIGYHNAKLTFKGEQFPTELWIVPSEAFGTDARDKRVGLSIQLYSLNEKGNLGIGDFGDLKLLIQQSRGLLDYILLNPLHELFEEQPERASPYSPNHRCFLNPLYINLAEAIALATMDVGMQLSRIVEEASQTIKRAPFIDYSEVSRIKYEVLGLLYRDYQKWSGESKEQVYSEFLSYAVVPAAAINERELTQNHFYQWLAHKQLYDCQSMCESIGMEIGLINDLAVGCADDGDEFQEYRHLFANGANVGAPPDPWAEDGQDWGLPALDTKHLSLDNYAYFRRLIKSNMKGVGGLRIDHVMAIRRLWWCFTQEDGHRTGCYMYYPFEHLLSILLIESQLNNVMLIGEDLGIVPEEVRTALKESGIFSNILFYFEKDHVGQFVSPTTYRKESLLMIANHDVPPFYGWWQSKDIELRFEYALINDQKKDELLQERQLEIVKLCTWIHQHSGNKVTGLCSPELVYEVLLKILAKSDSRLLTVQLDDLDEATVPVNMPGTNLEFPNWRRKLNHSVEDIFNKKLELLKEVKELRTLNG from the coding sequence ATGGATGTATTGGAACAAGCCATGTATCTACATGGTGTAGGTAGTGAGTTTACTAAGTATACAGGTGAACACGTTTATTTTTCTCATGACACACGTAAGCAGGCTTTGCGATGTTGTGATATTGACGTGTCTGACATAAACGCCCTCAGCGCACATAATTTTGAACATGATATAGCGAAATGGTTAAAGCCAGTGACTGGCGTTTCGCTTGTAAAAGAAAAGGACTATAGATTATCTGTTCGAGTTCCAGAATCGGATTTAGATATGTTGATTGGGCTTGAAATCCCGAGTCTTCAAATCAATCTACAGCAAAAGCTAACACCAGATGTGCTTGGTGACTATCGCTACAAGGATATTCGCTATGTGGAAGTTGGATTTCATCTGCCATCCATACCAATCGGTTATCACAATGCAAAATTGACTTTTAAAGGAGAGCAATTTCCCACTGAGCTTTGGATAGTGCCATCGGAAGCGTTTGGAACTGATGCCCGCGATAAACGAGTAGGACTTTCCATTCAACTGTATAGTTTGAACGAGAAAGGTAATCTAGGTATCGGGGATTTTGGAGACCTTAAGCTACTTATTCAACAAAGCCGAGGACTGCTTGACTACATCTTACTGAACCCTCTACATGAGCTTTTTGAAGAACAACCCGAACGAGCAAGTCCATACAGTCCAAATCACCGTTGTTTTTTAAATCCGCTCTACATCAATCTGGCAGAAGCCATTGCGCTCGCTACGATGGATGTGGGGATGCAATTGTCGCGAATAGTTGAAGAAGCTTCACAGACAATAAAACGTGCACCTTTTATCGATTACAGTGAGGTCTCAAGAATAAAGTATGAGGTGTTAGGACTACTTTATCGAGATTATCAAAAGTGGAGTGGTGAAAGTAAAGAACAAGTCTATAGTGAATTCTTGTCTTATGCAGTGGTTCCTGCTGCGGCAATAAATGAACGTGAATTGACACAAAACCATTTTTATCAGTGGCTTGCACATAAACAACTTTATGATTGCCAATCGATGTGTGAAAGCATTGGCATGGAGATTGGTTTAATTAATGATCTAGCCGTTGGATGTGCGGACGATGGCGATGAATTTCAAGAATATCGGCACTTGTTTGCAAACGGGGCAAATGTGGGTGCACCACCTGACCCCTGGGCAGAAGATGGACAGGACTGGGGGCTACCCGCGCTCGATACTAAACATCTAAGCTTGGATAACTATGCTTATTTTCGTCGCCTCATCAAAAGTAACATGAAAGGCGTAGGTGGTTTGCGAATTGACCATGTAATGGCAATCCGTCGTCTGTGGTGGTGTTTCACTCAGGAAGATGGACACCGAACGGGTTGCTACATGTATTACCCATTTGAACATCTACTTTCTATATTGCTGATTGAGTCTCAGCTAAATAACGTCATGCTAATAGGCGAGGATTTGGGGATTGTTCCTGAAGAAGTTCGAACTGCTCTTAAAGAGTCAGGGATCTTCTCAAACATTCTTTTCTATTTTGAAAAAGATCACGTTGGTCAATTTGTAAGCCCAACAACTTATCGAAAAGAAAGTTTGCTCATGATTGCAAATCATGACGTCCCTCCGTTTTATGGCTGGTGGCAGTCGAAAGACATTGAACTTCGCTTTGAATATGCACTTATAAACGACCAAAAGAAAGACGAGTTGTTACAAGAAAGGCAATTAGAAATTGTTAAGTTGTGCACATGGATCCATCAACACAGTGGTAATAAAGTCACGGGATTATGCTCACCTGAGTTAGTGTATGAAGTCCTTCTTAAAATTCTCGCTAAATCCGATTCACGCTTATTGACGGTCCAGTTGGATGATCTTGATGAAGCCACTGTTCCTGTAAATATGCCAGGCACGAATTTGGAGTTTCCGAATTGGCGAAGAAAATTAAACCACTCGGTCGAAGATATTTTTAATAAGAAGCTCGAGCTTCTAAAAGAAGTAAAAGAATTAAGGACATTGAATGGGTAA
- a CDS encoding glycogen/starch/alpha-glucan phosphorylase: MSKKSNAPTTPQVNQDVCIVKHWLDAPKIDENTLVDDLTRHFYYTLGRDKVGESHLYLYNALALTIRDRLVARCRATRQHLRSKKTRKAAYLSLEFLMGRALGNALLNLDLTDSSRNALQQYCTSLEQVQEAEHDAGLGNGGLGRLAACFLDSCATLGLPVLGYGIRYEYGMFNQIIDHGNQVEQPDNWLREGHPWELSAPEQAVRVKFFGYVETHKDKDGREHRVWTNTQDVLAVPYDVPIPGYRNEVVNTLRLWKSEATDEFDLSEFNAGSYSEAVAKKNLAEQITMVLYPNDSSENGKELRLRQQYFLSSASLQDILLTWVNQNGHNFKDFAEHHVFQLNDTHPSIAVAELMRLLIDEYELEWDEAWAITTKTMAYTNHTLLPEALERWSVPLFEKLLPRLLEIIYEINARFLSLVARQWPGDVDMQRTLSIIEEGPVQHIRMAYLAIVGSFSVNGVAALHTDLLERGLFKDFYALWPEKFNNKTNGVTPRRWLAQCNPALSELISEYIGPNWVRHFDQISQLRRYFDDEVFQEKWRSVKQDNKARLAGFVRAKTGVEFDETMMFDVQVKRIHEYKRQLLNILHVIHLYDRIVRGDIKDFVPRCVLLGGKAAPGYYMAKKIIKLINSVADVVNSDERTNGLLRVAFLPNYNVSAMELICPATDLSEQISTAGKEASGTGNMKFMMNGAITIGTLDGANIEIRDAVGSENFFLFGAQSEQVTAIRAAYNPNQLIAQDGNLSRVMALLESGHFNLFEQGLFDDIINAIRSPNDPWIVAYDFASYVEQQQQAALTYLDKNVWTRMSILNTAASGEFSSDRTIQQYSDEIWRLSPM; this comes from the coding sequence ATGAGCAAAAAGTCGAATGCCCCAACAACCCCTCAAGTTAATCAAGACGTTTGTATCGTAAAACATTGGCTCGATGCACCTAAAATAGACGAAAACACCTTAGTTGATGATTTAACACGCCATTTCTATTACACATTAGGTCGAGATAAAGTTGGTGAATCGCACCTGTATTTATACAACGCGTTAGCATTAACGATTCGAGATAGGCTTGTTGCTCGATGCCGCGCGACTAGGCAGCATTTAAGGAGTAAAAAAACGCGAAAAGCGGCGTATCTTTCGCTTGAGTTCTTGATGGGACGAGCTCTAGGAAATGCACTCCTTAATCTTGATCTAACGGATTCCTCTCGAAATGCGTTGCAACAATACTGCACTTCGCTTGAGCAAGTGCAAGAAGCCGAACATGATGCTGGCTTGGGCAACGGAGGCTTAGGGCGTCTAGCTGCGTGTTTTTTAGATAGTTGTGCGACACTTGGCTTGCCGGTACTTGGCTATGGTATTCGCTATGAATACGGTATGTTCAATCAAATCATTGACCACGGAAATCAAGTTGAGCAACCAGATAATTGGTTGCGAGAGGGCCATCCGTGGGAGCTCAGTGCACCGGAACAAGCTGTGCGGGTAAAGTTTTTCGGATACGTTGAAACGCATAAAGATAAAGATGGACGCGAACATCGAGTTTGGACAAACACTCAAGATGTCCTAGCTGTACCATATGATGTGCCGATCCCAGGGTACCGTAACGAGGTCGTCAATACGTTACGACTTTGGAAATCAGAAGCGACCGATGAGTTTGACCTTTCAGAGTTTAACGCAGGGAGTTATTCCGAAGCCGTTGCCAAGAAAAATCTTGCAGAGCAAATTACAATGGTTCTATATCCGAATGATAGTAGCGAAAACGGTAAAGAACTGAGACTGCGCCAACAATACTTTCTATCAAGCGCCAGTCTGCAAGATATATTATTAACGTGGGTAAACCAAAACGGGCATAATTTTAAAGACTTCGCTGAACATCACGTTTTCCAATTAAATGACACGCATCCGAGCATTGCCGTCGCAGAATTAATGCGACTTCTGATTGACGAATATGAACTCGAATGGGACGAAGCTTGGGCCATCACAACAAAGACGATGGCCTATACAAATCATACATTGTTACCGGAAGCGCTAGAACGGTGGTCAGTACCACTGTTTGAAAAACTTTTGCCACGACTACTCGAAATAATATACGAAATTAACGCACGGTTTTTAAGTTTGGTGGCGCGACAATGGCCTGGTGACGTCGATATGCAGCGTACGCTTTCAATTATCGAAGAAGGGCCAGTGCAACACATTCGTATGGCTTATCTAGCCATTGTAGGTTCGTTTTCTGTGAATGGTGTTGCGGCGCTCCACACCGACTTGCTCGAACGTGGTTTGTTTAAAGACTTCTACGCGCTATGGCCTGAAAAGTTTAATAACAAAACGAACGGCGTTACACCTAGACGTTGGCTTGCGCAGTGTAATCCTGCTCTGAGTGAATTGATCTCTGAGTATATTGGTCCTAATTGGGTCAGACATTTTGATCAAATTAGTCAACTACGCCGTTATTTTGATGATGAGGTATTTCAAGAAAAATGGCGCAGCGTTAAGCAAGATAACAAAGCGAGACTAGCTGGTTTTGTGCGAGCGAAAACGGGGGTGGAGTTTGATGAAACCATGATGTTTGACGTGCAGGTTAAACGCATCCACGAGTATAAACGTCAACTATTGAATATTCTACACGTTATCCACTTATACGACAGAATTGTGCGTGGAGACATCAAAGATTTCGTTCCTCGTTGTGTGTTATTGGGTGGCAAAGCCGCACCTGGCTATTACATGGCGAAGAAAATAATAAAACTAATCAATAGTGTCGCAGATGTTGTGAATAGCGACGAACGAACAAACGGACTGCTTCGTGTCGCGTTTCTTCCGAATTACAACGTGTCCGCAATGGAACTCATATGTCCTGCCACGGATCTTTCTGAACAAATTTCAACAGCAGGAAAAGAAGCGTCTGGCACGGGCAACATGAAGTTTATGATGAATGGTGCAATTACGATTGGAACGCTAGATGGCGCGAATATCGAAATTCGAGATGCCGTTGGTTCTGAAAACTTCTTTTTGTTTGGAGCTCAATCAGAGCAAGTTACAGCAATTCGAGCCGCCTACAACCCAAATCAACTAATTGCACAAGATGGCAACCTTAGTCGAGTCATGGCATTGCTTGAAAGCGGCCACTTCAACTTGTTCGAACAGGGTCTTTTTGACGACATTATTAATGCAATACGAAGCCCGAACGATCCTTGGATAGTTGCGTATGATTTTGCCTCTTATGTTGAACAACAACAGCAAGCGGCACTTACTTATTTAGATAAAAACGTTTGGACTCGAATGAGCATTTTAAATACGGCTGCGAGTGGCGAGTTTTCAAGTGATAGAACAATACAACAATACAGTGATGAGATTTGGCGGTTGTCACCCATGTAG